In a genomic window of Anoxybacter fermentans:
- a CDS encoding methyl-accepting chemotaxis protein: MRHISRLGAKLVGIVLVFIIIPLTMTYFITQKEVKTILTEKIKVINKKNAENVFTEVEEFISAAESLATELSKSETIGMFISGMGDFIAMDLEEVRNKYPWIVRFEIAAEDGTYTVYPEKEYEDDYDMRKTLWYQRAKKENKLIWIPAINKSDQFRLAIPIRYTYKDEIAGVFSLLIDMGQFTEIMRQYSINEGSMLMINQTGAVLASDISTEVDDEYFDQYSFFEKFFQTDEILFGTYIYAGQSRLTFTKHIPELKSILLLQLSEKKAFADVDRLLSKFKWIGTVTLLVVIVVFTIVTRLWITNRIIHLAESARTIADGNLQKLIQLKGNDEIGILARSFNEMTLNLRNLIQDILKNAKTVAESSQRIFESAEVSNQVSEQVASSIQQVAAGAENQSRFIEQMNEKLVQLNHYIEGLTKTNKSVHDIAQTTQSKANQGAESMKRVVEQMSVIQKSIAESNRVISGMTRAADEISNFVNIIDNIANQTNLLALNAAIEAARAGEEGRGFAVVAKEIRSLAEEVSVSAGKIRELVESTQNFSNQASTAMEEGIKQIGFGQKVVNESGEIFSEIIESFERTLSAIQKVDEMISNLSENMVQIIEGQRILRVLLKRMPHLLKKFQLQRKNRQQLWMRLHSWLNLLKI, encoded by the coding sequence ATGCGGCACATTTCCAGGTTGGGAGCAAAACTGGTAGGTATTGTGTTGGTTTTTATTATTATACCTTTAACTATGACGTATTTTATTACTCAAAAAGAGGTTAAAACAATTTTAACTGAAAAGATTAAGGTAATTAATAAGAAAAATGCTGAAAATGTTTTTACTGAAGTAGAAGAATTTATTTCAGCAGCGGAGAGTTTAGCAACAGAATTAAGTAAGTCTGAAACCATCGGTATGTTTATTTCGGGTATGGGTGATTTTATTGCTATGGATTTAGAGGAAGTCCGAAATAAATATCCCTGGATTGTAAGATTTGAAATAGCAGCTGAAGATGGTACATATACAGTATATCCTGAAAAAGAATATGAAGATGATTATGATATGCGAAAAACCCTGTGGTATCAAAGAGCAAAAAAGGAAAATAAATTGATCTGGATACCGGCAATTAACAAATCTGACCAATTCCGATTGGCAATTCCTATTAGATATACATATAAAGATGAAATAGCAGGGGTTTTTTCATTACTTATTGACATGGGTCAATTTACTGAAATTATGCGGCAATATAGTATTAATGAAGGTTCAATGTTAATGATAAATCAGACAGGGGCAGTCCTTGCTTCTGACATATCTACAGAAGTTGATGATGAATATTTTGATCAGTATAGTTTTTTTGAAAAATTTTTTCAAACTGATGAAATTTTATTTGGGACTTATATCTATGCAGGCCAATCCCGTTTGACATTTACCAAACATATACCGGAGTTAAAATCAATTTTGCTTCTGCAACTATCTGAAAAAAAAGCTTTTGCAGATGTTGATCGATTATTAAGTAAATTTAAATGGATTGGCACTGTAACTTTACTGGTTGTTATAGTGGTTTTCACAATTGTAACAAGGTTATGGATTACCAATAGGATTATACATCTAGCCGAATCTGCCAGGACTATTGCTGATGGAAACCTTCAAAAATTAATTCAACTTAAGGGAAATGATGAGATTGGAATCCTGGCGCGTTCCTTTAATGAAATGACATTAAATCTCCGAAATTTGATTCAGGATATTCTTAAAAATGCTAAAACTGTAGCAGAATCCAGTCAACGTATTTTTGAATCAGCCGAGGTGTCCAATCAGGTTTCTGAACAGGTTGCCAGCAGCATTCAGCAGGTAGCAGCTGGTGCTGAAAATCAATCCCGCTTTATCGAGCAAATGAATGAAAAACTGGTTCAATTAAATCACTACATTGAAGGTTTGACAAAAACAAATAAGAGTGTACATGATATAGCTCAAACTACCCAAAGTAAAGCCAATCAGGGTGCTGAATCAATGAAGCGGGTTGTTGAACAAATGAGTGTAATTCAAAAGAGTATAGCAGAATCTAATAGAGTAATTAGTGGCATGACCAGAGCAGCGGATGAGATCAGTAATTTTGTTAATATTATTGATAATATTGCTAATCAGACCAATCTTCTTGCGTTAAATGCAGCTATAGAGGCGGCGAGAGCTGGAGAAGAAGGTCGCGGTTTTGCTGTGGTTGCTAAAGAGATTAGGAGTCTGGCTGAAGAAGTATCAGTTTCTGCGGGTAAAATTCGCGAACTAGTTGAGTCCACTCAGAATTTTTCTAATCAAGCTTCTACCGCAATGGAGGAAGGAATCAAGCAGATTGGGTTTGGACAAAAGGTGGTTAATGAGAGTGGAGAAATTTTCAGTGAGATTATTGAATCATTTGAACGAACACTTTCAGCTATTCAAAAGGTAGATGAAATGATCTCAAATCTTTCTGAGAACATGGTTCAGATTATAGAGGGGCAGAGAATATTGCGAGTATTGCTCAAGAGAATGCCGCATCTGCTGAAGAAGTTTCAGCTTCAACGGAAGAACAGGCAGCAGCTATGGATGAGATTACACAGTTGGCTAAATCTCTTAAAAATTTGA
- a CDS encoding ECF transporter S component, protein MKLKTRDMVISGILGGIAIFLGQTGFGFIPLPTGINATIMHLPVIIGAVLEGPVVGTLVGLIFGLFSWIQARNPFFADPTISVLPRLFIGIITYFSYQSLKRFNDHVAMAVAGVIGSLTNTVLVLGMIFLKGYMPFDAVVPIAFIHGIPEAIVAAIVTYFVCLGVKRARELKFDGGN, encoded by the coding sequence ATGAAACTAAAAACGCGTGACATGGTAATTTCAGGTATTTTGGGGGGAATCGCTATTTTCTTAGGCCAGACGGGGTTTGGCTTTATCCCATTACCTACCGGAATTAATGCAACTATTATGCATTTACCGGTGATTATTGGGGCTGTATTGGAAGGTCCGGTAGTAGGGACATTAGTTGGACTTATTTTTGGACTTTTCAGTTGGATTCAGGCCAGAAATCCTTTTTTTGCTGATCCTACTATATCTGTTTTGCCAAGGCTTTTTATTGGAATAATTACTTATTTTAGCTATCAAAGTCTTAAAAGGTTTAATGATCATGTAGCTATGGCTGTAGCAGGTGTGATAGGTTCTTTGACAAATACAGTACTGGTATTGGGTATGATTTTTTTAAAGGGTTATATGCCATTTGATGCAGTAGTACCTATTGCTTTTATTCATGGTATCCCGGAAGCAATTGTGGCCGCTATTGTTACATATTTTGTCTGTCTAGGTGTTAAAAGGGCAAGGGAGTTGAAATTTGATGGAGGAAATTAA
- a CDS encoding P1 family peptidase, whose amino-acid sequence MEEIKIGHAEDKEGFTGCTVIICPKGAVAGVDVRGSAPGTRETDLLNPVMMVEKVHAILLAGGSAFGLAAADGVMKYLEEKGIGFDVGVTRVPIVPGAVIFDLGLGDYRARPDCEMGYQACLNAVENNSAEGCVGAGIGASVGKIKGMEWATKSGLGMAHLKVGEVEVSALVVVNALGDVIDPETGKIIAGVRNESGFESTEEIFRVNYKKVYKFTNTTIGVVFTNAKLNKAQAKKLAQVSHQGLVRTIRPIHTQFDGDTLFALSYGDLKVDFTLLGIMAADAVSQAVVRAVKTAVSMGGLPAMKDLMGVLKDDN is encoded by the coding sequence ATGGAGGAAATTAAAATTGGCCATGCCGAAGATAAGGAAGGATTTACTGGTTGTACAGTAATAATCTGTCCAAAAGGAGCGGTAGCCGGGGTAGATGTACGGGGTTCAGCTCCCGGGACACGGGAGACTGATCTTTTAAATCCGGTCATGATGGTAGAAAAGGTTCATGCGATTCTCCTTGCAGGTGGAAGTGCCTTTGGACTAGCTGCCGCTGATGGGGTAATGAAATATTTAGAAGAGAAAGGAATCGGTTTTGATGTTGGTGTAACACGGGTCCCCATTGTACCCGGTGCAGTAATTTTTGATTTAGGACTGGGGGATTATCGGGCCCGTCCTGATTGTGAGATGGGTTATCAGGCATGTTTAAATGCTGTAGAAAATAATTCTGCTGAGGGCTGTGTTGGCGCTGGAATAGGAGCATCTGTAGGTAAAATTAAGGGTATGGAATGGGCTACCAAATCCGGTCTTGGAATGGCTCATCTAAAAGTAGGTGAAGTAGAAGTAAGTGCACTGGTAGTGGTTAATGCTCTGGGAGATGTAATTGATCCAGAGACAGGTAAAATTATTGCTGGAGTCCGGAATGAGTCGGGCTTTGAAAGTACTGAGGAGATTTTTAGGGTTAATTATAAGAAAGTTTATAAATTTACCAATACCACAATTGGAGTTGTGTTTACAAATGCTAAGTTGAATAAAGCACAAGCGAAAAAGCTGGCTCAGGTTAGTCATCAGGGGCTTGTTCGGACTATTAGACCCATTCATACTCAATTCGATGGTGATACCCTTTTTGCTCTATCTTATGGAGATTTAAAGGTAGATTTTACTCTTTTAGGTATAATGGCAGCAGATGCTGTAAGTCAAGCCGTGGTACGGGCTGTGAAAACTGCCGTAAGTATGGGTGGTTTACCGGCTATGAAAGATTTAATGGGTGTTTTAAAGGATGATAATTAA
- a CDS encoding tetratricopeptide repeat protein translates to MKGQERFRVELGRLQDYCQEAIQIFGDEEDSINKIQEVCSNLRSFMGRLFAIAEELNEKSRKGVTYSEGEASESNTLFDCIKSFRRRNVYYDLLNFEEAVYELRRVVDESTDPHVIASAYNGLGHIYAIRKMYAPAIYYFNKVVEFYPGNSDGYFNLGAVYFNLGFYDEARYYFQQAIYHHTDDWEAYFHLGRTFEKLGELDTAVYYIQKAREIKYSQPAVVMVTR, encoded by the coding sequence ATGAAGGGGCAGGAGAGGTTTCGTGTTGAACTTGGGCGTTTACAGGATTACTGTCAGGAAGCAATTCAAATTTTTGGGGATGAAGAAGATTCAATTAACAAGATACAAGAGGTTTGTAGCAATTTACGCTCTTTTATGGGGCGTTTATTTGCTATTGCAGAAGAATTGAATGAAAAAAGCAGGAAGGGTGTTACTTATTCTGAAGGAGAGGCTTCAGAAAGTAATACCCTTTTTGATTGCATTAAAAGTTTTCGCCGGAGGAATGTTTATTATGATTTGTTAAACTTTGAAGAAGCGGTTTATGAGTTAAGACGGGTTGTAGATGAAAGTACTGACCCCCATGTGATCGCGTCTGCTTATAATGGTTTAGGTCATATATATGCTATCAGAAAGATGTATGCGCCAGCTATTTATTATTTTAATAAAGTAGTTGAATTTTATCCCGGTAATAGTGATGGTTACTTTAATCTGGGTGCTGTCTATTTTAACCTGGGATTTTACGATGAGGCCCGGTATTATTTTCAACAGGCAATTTATCATCACACGGATGACTGGGAGGCTTATTTCCACCTTGGCAGAACATTTGAAAAGCTAGGTGAATTGGATACTGCTGTATATTATATCCAAAAAGCTAGGGAGATAAAATATAGCCAACCAGCTGTGGTAATGGTAACCAGATAA